A window of Oncorhynchus nerka isolate Pitt River unplaced genomic scaffold, Oner_Uvic_2.0 unplaced_scaffold_1556, whole genome shotgun sequence genomic DNA:
TTAAACATTCCAGAATGTTCCATCTCTCAGTGTTCTGGAATGAAACTCCCTTGCTGATGGAACTacctttttttttattattaaaaaaataaaaaatgcagATCAACAATTTACATTCTTACATCAAAACATTACATCAAAACAGAACACAGGTATTAATGAGAAAATACTGGAACAAACAAAAAAGATTTACAAAAATAAAGCATTCTAGTGCAATTGTAATCAATCTGAAAAAATCTTATTGTAACGATTTAGGAAATTGTTATTCTTGTTATTGTTCACTATGGttaatgttttaataaaatagTTAAATTCAATCAAAAAAATGTGTAATTTTGGAACAGGATTTTTGTTTGTGTATGAAGTATTTGGCAACAAGAAGCTGATGGAACTACCTTCAACACTCCAAACATCCATATGATGTCATATTGTGTCTGCATGATGTGTTTTAAAAATAACAATGAATAATATTTCATGTAACTGGTTGTGTGTCTAGGTGCTGGACATTGAACCTTCTGAAAGCGTCTGTGTATATTTtgtactgatgatgatgatgaaaatgAATAAACCATTATTGCTCTGGAAACCAATGTAAATGTCTAATTTGTAGTTACTGTATGTACTGCACAGTACAAGAAGTGAGATGTTGAAAGCTTTTCATTTTCTCTCCACTAAATACACTGTTATAACAAGGTAAAAACAATGACAATTAAGTTTAATCTTATACATTTATTTCATAAAATATCACACTTcacacattattatttttaaagcAATAAGGAACGTTGCATCAAGCATAACTTTTTCCTGGACATTGAGGAAAATTTGTGTCATAACTTTGtcataaaaataatttaaaaaatgctaATTGATATTATGTGTATCATCTAACAATACCATATAAACTATTACAATATAATAGAACTGTGATAAAGTGCGTCTCGGTGAGTggtgtaggagtcaggcgcaggagagcagggatTTTCTTTGAGAAGCGTGTTTAATGTAGAGATCTGTACACATAGTCCACCAATACAAAATTGGCCCAGATGAACGTCCAAACAACAACCCGCTCGAAGGAAAACAAACTCGTGTCAGTACACGGAGGAACAACCACAGTTCCGACACTACCTACACATACGTCAATGCGAAAACAATAAACTGCATAGAATACTGAACGCTAATACTCACAAGCTTAATCCTGCACGAATTACGGCAGGTAACAGGTGCCCTATATACCCACAGAAATCAAagcaattgaaaccaggtgtgaaaaggaacacagacaaaacaaccagaaaaagaaaaagggatcggtagcggctagtaaaccggcgacgccgagcgccgcccgaacagggagaggagttaccttcggtagaagtcgtgacaagaACAGATAGAATAACTATTGTTGTTAGACTTCATATATAGTCTCTGTCACTCCCTgatttgtttcacctgtccttgtgcttgtctccaccctcctccaggtgtcgctcttcttccccattatcccctgtgtacttatacctgtgttctctgtttgtctgttgccagtttgtcttgtttttcaagtcaaccagtgttttgTCTCGTCTCCTGCTTTTTCCCCAGTCTCTTTTTCTCGCCtttctggttttgacccttgcctgtcctgactctgagcccacctgacctgaccctgagcctgcctggcctgcctgacctgaccatgagcctgcctgacctgaccctgagcctgcctgacctgaccctgatcctgcctgacctgaccctgatcctgcctgacctgaccctgagcctgcctaacctgaccctgagcctgcctgacctgaccctgagcctgcctgacctgaccctgagcctgcctgacctgaccctgagcctgcctgccgtcctgtaccctttgccccactactctggattatcgacctctGCCTGTCTTGACCTGACATTTGCCTATCCCTGTTGCTGTAGTAAACATTGTTACgtcaacacagtctgcatttgggtcttacctgaaacgcaATAGTCTCATATGTTTGATGATTCTTTCTGACAGATAACATATTACAAAATATAGTTATATAAAATATAACTGGACATCGAGGCTGCCTAATTCAGATCTCTACAGTTTTTGTCAAAAGTTCTAGTCGTTAGATTCTGAGTTTACTGTAacttttaaaaaatatttcaaaaaatacatatatactTTTCTAAATATTTACAATGCCCCTTTCTTATTAATCGTAGTCTAAATCAAAACTGACCCTAGATAAGCACTCGTACTCTGAGTGTGAATAGAGTAGTTCTgtgtgactcagttggtagagcgtggcTCGGAGGTTCCATTCCTGTTGGGACTACCCATATGAAAGATTTATGCACCCAAGACTGTAATGAATGAGTGAAtgactttggataaaagtgtctgctagaTATTATATATTATTGTAAACCGGTTAGTGTACGTGTTTACTTTTCtatttatgttggtaaccagtttataatagcaatataccacggctaagggctgtatccaggcactccacttcACGTCACGTTGCCTAAGAGGAGTCATTAGCCGTGGGACAGTAAATTGGCCAATAtacctctggccttattgcttaattacatATATCTGtataaactgagtgtacaaaacatagactaacaaggtgaatccaggtgacagctatgatcccttattgatgtcacttgtagatgaaggagaggaaaagggttaaataaggatgttatgccttgagacaattgagacatggattgtgtatgtgtgccattgagggtgaatgggaaagacaacatATTTATTTGAacagggtagtaggtgccaggtgcaccagtttgagtgtgtcaagaactgcaacgcagcTGGGTCTGATGAATCCTGGCTCTTGCTGTTTCACGCTGATGGGAGGACTAGGGTATGGAGAGAACCACATGAGTACATGCAGCCATCATGCTGCGTGTCAACATCacaggctggtggtggtggtgtgatggtgtggggtgtggtTTCATAGTACACCTTGGACCCCTTGATAAAAGTGGAGCAATGTTTCAATGCCACAGGATATCTGAACATCATCATTGCCAATCAGGTGCATTCCTTCATGGCACCAGTGTATCCATctgcaaatatatatttttcagcaGGATAATGCCCCATGCCACAAGGCTAGGATTGTCCAGTGACAGTGAACTGACGGGGAGTTCTGCTTACTCAGTAGCCTGgctagtcaccagatctcaattcAATTGAGCATCTGTAGGATGAGATGGAACAAGCTATTCGGAGTAAAGATCCACTTCCAGCCAACAGCAGAACTCCCCGTCAGTTCACTGTCACTGGACAATCCTAGCCTTGTGGCatgggtcagggcgtgacacctctATGACACTGggcctgtttttcatggttcttgCTAAGCCCCttcgttccagtgaaggaaatCTTTACGCTACAGCATAGAacgacattctagacaattctgtgcttccaactttgtggcaacattttggggaaggccctttcctgtttcagcatgacaatgcccccgtgcacaaagtaaAAAGTAAGCGATAAGAAAAAGAAATAataaaagagcagcagtaaataacaatagcgggggctatatacagggggtaccggtacagagtcaatgtggaggctatatacagggggtacagagtcaatgggaggctacagagtcaagtcaatgtggaggctatatacagggggtaccggtacagagtcaatgtggaggctatatcaatgtggaggcaggggggtacagagtcaatgtggaggctatatacagagtcacagagtcaatgtggaggctatatacaggggtaggtacagagtcaatgtggaggctatatacagggggtcaatgtggaggctatatacagggggtaccggtacagagtcaatgtggaggctatatacagggggtaccggtacagagtcaatgtggaggctatatacagggggtaccggtacagagtcaatgtggaggctatatacagggggtacagagtcaatgtggaggctatatacagggggtaccggtacagagtcaatgtggaggctatatacagggggtacagagtcaatgtggaggctatatacagggggtacagagtcaatgtggaggctatatacagggggaggctacccggtacagagtcaatgtggagactatatgtggaggcagggggtaccggtacagagtcaatgtgcaatgGTGTTTGTGCAACAGAGTCAAtgtctccagagtccaatggtggcaatgagctttacaccactctatatacagggggtaccggtagccGAGAgtcaatgcttggcattgcacatggtgaacttaggcttgtgtgcggctgcttggccttggaaacccatttcatgaagcttcctaCGAACAGTTGTTGTGCTAACGTtacttccagagacagtttggaactcggtagggagtgttgcaaccgaggacaggcgatttttacacgctatgcgctaccactttgcggctgtgtggcctaccactttgcggctgtgtggcctaccactttgcggctgtgtggcctaccactttgcggctgtgtggcctaccactttgcggctgtgtggcctaccactttgcggctgtgtggcctaccactttgcagctgtgtggcctaccactttgcggctgtgtggcctaccactttgcagctgagaAGTTGTTGCTCtcagatgtttccacttcacaataacagcacctacagttgaccggggcagctccagcagggcagaaattttacaaactgacttgttgaaaaggagGCATCTTTTGACGGtgctacgttgaaagtcactgagctcttcattaaggccattctactgccaatgtttgtttatggagattgaatggctgtgtgctcgattttatacatctgtcagcaacgggtgtggctgaaatagccaaatccactcatttgaaggggtgtccactttCGTATATATAGAGTACAAGGTTTTTGTTAAACTTTTTCTTTTCAGGTCTTCTTGGTTCTGGGTTTGTTGTGTTCAGGTCTTCTTGGTTCTGGGTTTGTTGTGTTCAGGTCTTCTTGGTTCTGGGTTTGTTGTGTTCAGGTCTTCTTGGTTCTGGGTTTGTTGTGTTCAGGTCTTCTTGGTTCTGGGTTTGTTGTTGTCAGGTGTTCTTGGTTCTGGGTTTGTTGAGGTCAGGTCTTCTTGGTTTGTTAAGTTCAGGTCTTCTTGGTTCTGGGTTTGTTGTGTTTAGGTCTTCTTGGTTCTGGGTATATTATGTTCATGTCTTCTTGGTTTGTTGAGTTCAGGTCTTCTTGGTTCTGGGTTTGTTGTGTTCAGGTCTTCTTGGTTCTGGGTTTATTGTGTTCAGGTCTTCTTGGTTCTGGGTTTATTGTGTTCAGGTCTTCTTGGTTCTGGGTTTGTTGTGTTCAGGTCTTCTTTCTGGTTTATTGTGTGGGTTTGTTTATTGTGTTCAGGTCTTCTTGGTTCTGGGTTTGTTGTGTTCAGGTCTTCTTGGTTCTGGGTTTGTTGATTCTACTGTAGATCTCAGAGGGGTCCTTCTCAGCTGTTTGTGCCGCCACGGGtctgaagagagagaaacagacatttTAAAAATCTGCATCCCAACTCAGGTCAAAAGGAGcacactaaatagggaacagtgtgccatttggaacgcaaagAGAGAACACATTCTAAAAAATCATCATGACATCCCTCCCTCACTATTGTCATAGTAATTGTCTTGAGATGTCCATTGTTGGGTTCATAGTTTAAGGATATAACATCAAAAGTGGCCACTAGGGGTCAACTTTTCTTCTTATTGATGACATCTCCTACAATAAGCAGCAGCAGCATATGAATGACCTTAATGCAGAATATGGTCACCTGTGTGACAGCAGTGAGGCGGTTACAATTCACAGCAGTTTATTGCACATCCTCGTCCTGTTTCTGGTGTTGAGGCATGAATTACCTTAATGCAGAATATGCATTATTGATGGCATCATCATTGTCTACTCCTCCAATGAGCATATGGCCATAACTACATATGAGAACACTGAGGTTCGGACCAAGTAATTATTTTCTCATTTAAATATAATCACATTCTAATACAAATAATGTACATAATAAAGAAAATGAATTACGGATAAACGTCTAAATATTGCTCCCAGTGATGGTCAAAGCTCAGAACTCTTATATTCTTGATGTGACTAATCGCGCCTGCCTCTTAGTGAACGAGTGGAATTCTGAACAATGGTTTGATTGTTATGTTCTCCTGCGTCTCCCTGGATTTGCGTCCCTGATTTTCAGCAGCACATTCACCATTTTCTCAGAAGGATAATAATTCCCCTTCTCGCGGCACAGGCCGAGGGCGACGTGAAACGCACTACCCCAGGCTGCAGGTTGCTCTGCTAACAGTGTGTTTGCGAGATGCCGGACAAAAGGCAATTTTTAAAACCATCCCACCGTGTCTAAAGACATCAACCAATCAAAACATCACACTCAGAGAATGAGATCACAGCTGGTAAATAGTCTCttatagatacatactgtatgtcagtcagtcaggttgGAGGATAGCTACCGGAAGACACTTCTATTGCAGTAACATTGAAGGGGTCTGGTTAGTGTTACTTAGCCAGCTAGAAGGATGAAGTAAGACGCTAACGTTAATCGGAGCCGACCTCAGCAGGAGAAACAAATATGCTGCTAAGTCCTTTACAGAGAACAGGctactgagacagacagtgatgtgGCGATCAGTGGAGAGGCTGAGGCAGGCTGCAATGCAGGTAGaagtagaggagacagagagagagaggaaggaagcagagggagaggttattacagtggttcccaaactttggGTCGGGGACCCATATGGGGTCCCCTGAGAAAGTCTGTACTAATCTAATCAAACAACTTAGGAACATAAAGAAACATCACCACAGGACCTTTCTTCCCTATAGTTCTACATTATAATACTATCAACATGCAAACAATACAGTTCTAAAAATGTCACAGGTGTTTGCTTCTTCTCTGATTAGTGTGTCAGTGTGAATCATTTCCCATATTTCCTCCCTTTCAGGTGTATAACATTACAACATTGTAACTAATAGGCTATGTGATTGTAGATAGACTGAGGTGAAATAACCtacagcagccaaggtgataatgcccccccccctccacccccaaccttccagcagcagcagcatactGGACACCCAGATTAGGTTGTAAACAAGCTTCTCCTTTAATGCTGTGTGTTCACAATGTTCTAGTATTGACTCTATGTTGCTGTAATGGCAGAATATGCTCACTGGGTGGCAGAACTGGGGCGGTTGAATTCCACAGCAGCGTATTGGACATCTTGGTCCTGTTTCTGTGGTTGATGCAGCTGGACGGTGGAGTACAGAGGCACTTCCTGGTATCTGGAGCGAGAAAAGTGGACGCTGGCGTAGTGAACATCATCCTGGTCATCTGTGGCTGCTGTCTGTGCTGCAGTAGAGGTCATGGCCATGCCTGAGATGTTGTCATACACTGGACTAGAGTCtccctgatggagagagagaacagacaacaTGAGGAGTGGAAATGTTCCACAAAGAATACACAGTCATCACAGTCTCCTTCTGATTCCAACAGACTCACCTGTCCATCGTCTGCTGTGTCTCTTGTGTCAGAGGGGGATCTAGAGGCCTTCTtcctgttttttaaatttatttatttattcttgaAACAAATTAAGTTAATAAAAAGTGTTAGGGTGAAATAATCTTTAAAAGAATCACTTACCTGAACCACATGAAGCCAGAGAAACAGAGGATGAGAACCAGAACAACCACTATGATTCCTACAGCTGCAGTCACAACTGATGTTTGTTTCCCTAAATTAAATTATGGATGATACGAGTACTGGCATTTTATAAAGTGAAAATAAACATAGTCCAGGACAATAATACAATATTTGTTAACTGATCTAATCTCAACGTATATATAATTATTAAACAAAGTACAATAAGCCAATGTATAACTATTAATAATAGCTTGAAATCTAATTTTGTATTGAAATATATAAGGTGGAACTTCACCTGGTATAATGATCATCAGAGCTGTAGAGTTCCTAGATCCTCTTCTATTCCAGGCCTCACAGTGGTAATGTCCACTGTCCTTAGACTTGAAGTTACTGATGTTGTACATCTGTCCACATCCATTTAGAAAAGTCTTATTTTGAAAGTACCAGGTGTATTTGTCCACAGGTGGGTTGGCATCACTGCTGCAGGTCAGAGTCACTGAACTGCCCTCCACTATTTcaccagagggactgactgacacTGAGGTGTTCTTTGGGCCGTCTGGTGGACAATATGTAACAACAGTGTTTTAAATAGTGTTTTACTTGTTATTGAAATATGAATTTAAATGTGATCCTCTGATTAAAGATGAGGTGAACTTACACTGAACGTCCACAGACACAGAAGAAGAGTTGAGACGTCCATATTTATTCTCAGCCTCACAGTAATATTCTCCTCTGTCCTCAGAGATGATGTTAGTGATGCTGTAACTCTGTCCTGATGCTTTTGTCAAAAATATATTCTCTGTTAATATCAAAACTTCTAAAACTCTAACTCACACAAAACGTGGTGAGGTTGACGTTGAAGACTTCTTGTACCAGGTGTATTTGTCCACAGGTGGGTTGGCATCACTGCTGCAGGTCAGAGTCTTCACTGACCTTCTCACTGAGCTGTACTTTACTCCACTTCATCCATGTTAATGGTCCTACCAGATCTCATTCTGGGACTGAGTACTGACACTGAGGTGTTCCTTGGTCCATCTTCTTGATGTAAAAGATCAGTGGGTCATTTGCCCTCCAAAAAGGGACTACTGTACAAAATAAATCAGGTACAAATGACTTTTAGATCCATCTACAAACTTTCATGTGGAGCAATATGTACTTTTCCCCCAAGGTTCTCTATATGACCCTCACAATGACTTGATTCTCAGATACAGTCACTCTTTATCCCCAAGATGATCCATTCAAGTATCATGTGGAGCCAATATCTGTGATTCTCAATGTTAATATACCAAACTATCCCCAAGGTTCTCTATATGACCCTCATACCCTGGTGCTGAGCTCAGATCTTCAGCCTCCATACCAGACCATTTAGTAAACCAGAAAGCTTGTTTGATCTCATGATAACTGGGATATGTGTAAGAGCAGGATATGTTCACTGTTGACCCCTTCAAGGCACAGATACTCTGATGGGTGtaagtcacactccaacacttctGACCTTAAATACAATATAACATCTCATAAATATTTTATTACAATATCTTCCAGTATACACTGATGTTGTTTATGAAGTAGAATACAACTAGTTAACCAGTTTACAGTAGTGAAAACCATCATTACTAAACAATGATCGATAATCATTGATTAATTGACAAAAGTCTCGACCTGAACCAAACTGTATTTATATGAAATGTGTTTTTAAAAAGTCCAGACTCACAAattgcaggagagaggagattctCATGGCCTTTTACAGCACAGGAGTAACTGTCTTCATAGTTACTGGAGACTGAGTCTTTGTACTGGGGGGAGGTGCTCTCATCTAGATGTTGTCCATTCTTGTACCAGATGTAGGTGGGGTTGTCAGTCAGAGTACAggtggtgctacaggtcagtGTCTTATCCTGATGTCCACCAGTCACCTTCACCTGAAGACCTGGAGAAAAAAACAATATCACTGTAAATCCCTTTATCACTGACTTATCACTCTAATACAAAGATGGAGGAAATCCTATGTTATACAGACATAAATACAAACCAAGACATTTATCCtgaactaaatggaattcaacAGTTTAACTATATtgaatgtaactgtacctgtaacagacagagtgattaaacacatcaatactatatataatatcactgtacctgtaacagacagagtgattaaacacatcaatactatatataatatcactgtacctgtaacagacagagtgattaaacacatcaatactatatataatatcactgtacctgtaacagacagagtgattaaacacatcaatactatatataatatcactgtacctgtaacagacagagtgataaacacatcaatactatatataatatcactgtacaatactaaacacatcaatactatatatatcactgtacctgtaacagacagagtgattaaacacatcaatactatatataatatc
This region includes:
- the LOC135568495 gene encoding B-cell receptor CD22-like, which encodes MDQGTPQSSGQSYSITNIISEDRGEYYCEAENKYGRLNSSSVSVDVQYGPKNTSVSVSPSGEIVEGSSVTLTCSSDANPPVDKYTWYFQNKTFLNGCGQMYNISNFKSKDSGHYHCEAWNRRGSRNSTALMIIIPGKQTSVVTAAVGIIVVVLVLILCFSGFMWFRKKASRSPSDTRDTADDGQGDSSPVYDNISGMAMTSTAAQTAATDDQDDVHYASVHFSRSRYQEVPLYSTVQLHQPQKQDQDVQYAAVEFNRPSSATQ